ATTCCCTGAGATCAACTGATGATAAGTTGCTGCCATTTTATCTGGTTTTTCCAAGGGAAAGAGTAAAATACTATCGATTTCTGGATTATTCACTAATTGAGGCAAATAGTCAAATTGTCGCTCGGTAATCGCAATTCCATCATTGGCCGTTACATACTTCAACTCATCTTGGAAGTTATCCATATTGTACACTTGGATAAATACCCGATCCACATCCCAATTTTCCCAATCTGCATCAAAATAGGTTTTCGCCCAATAGGGATTATGATGACAAATATCAAAGCTTACGTTAGGATTAGCCTCTTTCATTTGGGCGATCATATTTTGGACAAAATCAGTTAGTTTTTGTGTGCGATCGCTCTTGCCGGGGAGTTCGGCATGATAGCCTAGATAATCATCCCATTGCACGGCATCCACTTCTGGGTATTTCTGCACAAACTCCACTAAAACCTCAGTTAACAGAGAAGCGACTTCAGGAACTGCCACATCTAGCACATAATGATCGATTCCCTGATGGGTTTTATCCACTCCTGCCACAATCCAACGCCGATCTATGGCTAAATCAAAAATGGGGCTATCTTCATCAATTTTAATCCCTTTCTCGAAATAAGCATGGACTTCCATTCCTTGTTTATGGGCTTCATCAATCATCCAATCAATCCATTGATCTTGAAATTGGTTAGGACAACTTTCATATCCTAATTTTTGCTTCATGACTTCACTTTTGTACATGGTGCAACCATTGCCCCAAACCCCATGGATGATGGTATTAATGCCTTGGCTTTTATAGTAGCGCACGCGATCGCGAATAGTCCGTTCACTCGCGTTGGCAGTTGCCAGATATCGACTCAGGTAAATGCCGCGAATTGCAGGGGTTTGCTCGGATTTCTGAGTTGGGGAAGGGGAAGGAGATGCAGCCACCAATTCTGGAGTCGGAGAGGGACTAACCGATCGCTCTGGGGTGGGTTTATTTGCAGTTGGGGAGGGACTCAGAGAGGGTTTTGGGGAGGGAGTCGTGGGGGCAGGTGAAGGCAGTATAGAAGGGCTGATAGAGGGTTCTGGAGTAGATTCTGGGATAGGTATATTGAGGGCGACCAGGGCAGTTTTGATGTGGGGTAAAACTTGGTCGATAGGTAAACGGTGACGTTGCGTAAATAACCCATAGCCTAGTCCTAAACAGAGAATAATTACGGAAATAGGAATGCTAGAGCATCCGCATCCCTTGGGCTTTTCTGGGGATTTTGACATGGGATTAAGGTGAGAGTCCTGATGGTTTCATTATAGACAATCAACTTAGGAATGGGCAAACTTAGAGTCTGAGGAAAAGGCGATCGCCTATCAACCATGGTAAACTTGCTCTAGAATGAGTTAAAATTGCGATCTTTCATGGCTTATTGGTTGTTAAAATCAGAACCCACAGATTATAGTATTACGGATTTAGAGCGCGATCGCACCACCCTTTGGGATGGAGTACGCAACTATCAAGCCAGAAACTTCCTGCGAGAGATGAAAATCGGTGATTACGCCTTTATTTATCACTCCAACGCCAAACCTCCAGGAATTGTTGGACTAGCCCAAGTGATTCGGGAAAATGTGGTTGATCCGACCCAATTCGATCCCCAAGATAAGCATTATGACCCCAAAGCTACACCAGAAAATCCCCGTTGGCAAACCGTAGAAATTGAATTTATTCAACACTTTCACCGCCTCATCTCCACTACAGACTTAAAACAGCAATTTTCTCCAGAAGAGCTGTTAGTGGTTAAACGAGGCAACCGCTTATCCGTGATGCCGATTTTAGATGGAGTAGCTGAAAAAATTCTAGCATCAATTTAGCGCTTATTTTTGATGCACAATCGGGATTTCTATCTTAAATGTTGTTTCTCCAGGCACAGAGAGACAAGAGAGAGAACCCCCATGTTTTTCCGTAATAATTTGATAGCTAATCGATAGCCCTAAACCCGTTCCTTTCCCCACCGGTTTAGTCGTATAAAACGGGTCAAAAAGCTTTCTTTGAGTTTCCTTACTCATCCCCAGTCCATTATCTGTAATCTGAATCACCACATTTCGCCCCATGTCCCTAGTTTCAATCCAAATCTTATTCCTAGCGCTCTTCTCTGATGGCAGATGGCGTTCTTTCTCTTCTAAAGCATCGAGCGCATTGCCTAAAATATTCATAAACACCTGATTGAGTTGTCTGGCATAACATTCCACTAGAGGCAATTGACCATAATCTTTAATCACCTCAATTTCTGACCGCCAACTCATTGCCCGTAGGCGAGGGTTTAAGATACTGAGGGTACTCTCAATTCCTTCATGCAAATCTACCGCTTTCAGTTCTGACTCATCCAAACGAGAAAAGGTGCGTAAAGATTGGACAATTTCCCGAATTCGATGGGTTCCCACTTTCATTGAATGGAAAATTTTCTGGCAATCTTCCTGAATAAACTCTAAATCAATTACTTCAATTTCTGCTTGAATGTCTGGATGGGGCTGAGGATAATACTGTTGATACAGCTTCACCAAATTCATTAAATCTTGGCTATAGGTTTGGGCATGGGAAATATTGCCATGAATAAAATTAACCGGATTGTTAATTTCGTGGGCAACTCCCGCTACCATTTGCCCTAAACCTGACATTTTTTCACTTTGAATTAACTGAGTTTGCGTCCATTTGAGTTGCTCTAAAAGCCGTTCGAGTTCTTGGGCACGGCTTTGACTTTGCCAGAGTAAATCAGCTTGTTGAAGGGCGATCGCCACTTGAGCGACTACAGCTTCGAGAAAATCCACCTCATGAGTGCGCCAAGGCCGCACCCGTTGAGTCTGGATACAGGCAATAATCCCAAACTGTTCTAATTCGGTGGCGATCGGCAGAACCAGCATAGACTGATTGCCTAGAGCCATTAATATCTCTTGGGTTTCTTGGTCTTCAACCGTAGAAATATCATCGAGTTGGACAATTTTCCGAGATAACAATAGCTCCGATAGGGGGCCAAAATTATCCACCGGATGTTTACCCACAAAACTGGGTAGACCTTCAATGGTGACTTCAGAAACGATATCCCAATAGGCTCGATCGGCTTCTTCCACATACCAGGCAAAATGAGTGCGATCGACTTCTAAAAACTGTTGAATTTCGTGTACCGTAGTTTGGAGAATCTGGTCGAGATCCAGGGACGTGCGGATTTGATTGGCAATTTGATTGAGTAATTCAGCTCGTTGGGCCTGTTTTTCAATCCGTTGAGCAGATTTGGTCAGGGCAATCTCCGCCATCTTACGATGGGTATCATTAAGTACCGATCCCAATAATCCGATCGCCTCCCCCTGCTCATTGCGCCAAGTTTCCCCAATTGAGCGCAACCATTGGATTTTACCCTCTGCACTGACAATACGGTGTTCAATACTAAATTCTTCCTCTTTCTCTAAAGTTTCTTCAATTACAGACAACACTGAGTCTCGATCCTCTGGGTGAATCAAGCCAACATAGTCTTCAAACCGGCCCTGAAACGAGCCTGGAGGTAACCCTAAAATCCCTTCGACTCCATCCGACCACATCACATCATTAGTGTAACGATTCCAACTCCAACAGCCCATTTTGCCCGCCTCTAGGGTCATTTGTAAGAGGGCTTCTTTCTGGCGCAAGGCGTTTTCAGCTCGTATTCTTTCTATTTCTGCTCCTGCTCGTGCGGCAAAAATCTCTAAAATGGAAGCCTGCCAGTCTAGATCGGTTTCCATGGGTTTAGTATCCAAAACGGCAATAAACCCTAGTAATTCTTCTTGGGGATTTAAGATGGGTATCCCCACATAACTTTCTGCTTCAATCTCTATCAAGTAGCGATCGCCAGGAAATCGGGACTGGAGATCCTGGGTATAACGACACATGGTTTTATTTTGCACCACATTAATACAGGGAGTCCCTTGAAGCTCATATGCAAAGGTTTCTCCAAAATCTGATTGCTCCCAAGCCGCTAGGACATTGCCTGAGAGTTGATTCTCTTCATCGGTTACTTCAACAATAAAAGCATAAGCCACCTGTAGAGATAGGGCAATAAATTTAACACAAGATTGAAAAAAACCTTCTCCCGTTTGGGAAGCTGTTCCTTCCACAATCGATTGCAGAGCGCGTTCTTGACGCTTGCGATCGCTCACATCTCGCAGGATAGCTAAAGCATGGGTTTTGTCTTGGTAAGGATAGGGAATCCCTTTAACTTCGACTTCAATCAGATGACCGTGGCGATCGACATTCATTCCCAGACAAGTAAAAGAGCGCCCAGCTTTAATTTCCGAGAGGAAATTGGCAAATAAAGGCAAAGCCTGGGGGTGAATAAAGTCAGCCATGGATAATTGCATAAATTCTTCATACTCATAATCATGCATCTGGTGAAATGCCCGATTAATTTGCACGAGCTTTCCAGCCTCTAGATCGACAATGGCTAATCCATCAGTGACCGTTTCAAAAATTTGCCGGTATTGGGCTTCCTGTTGACGTAAACGCTCTTCAGTTTGCTTGCGATCGCCAATGTCAATAATCATCCCATCCCAGACGACTGCCCCATCTGGCTGTTTTTCCGGTCGCGAAATCACCTGTACCCACTTCACCTCCCCCTGGGGAGTAATAATCCGATGTTCATGCTGAAATCCTTTTAGGGATTGTCTCGATTTCTCGATCGCTTGTTTTAGCAACGGTAAATCTGTAGGATGAACCCAATCAAACGATTGGATAAAGTTTTCCGGATCGAGTCCATACAAATCTCGACACCCTTCAGAAACATAGGGAAAGGAGGGAGTCCCATCCCTTTCCATCCGAAATTGGAAAATCAATCCAGGCAGATTATCGGCTAACCGTTGTAATCGAGCTTCCGTCGCTTGTAACTTTTGAGTTCGATCCGTAACTTCTTGTTCCAGATCTTGATTCAGTTTTTGCAGATTTTGCTCGGCAATCACTCGATCGGTAATATCAATAAATGTTCCTAAAATACCCACCACTTCCCCAGAACGATCGTGCAACGGAACTTTATTAGTTTCCACCCAATGATGGTTTCCATCTTGTTGTTGAATCGATTCCACAAACTTTAATTCTGGGGTATCGGATTCCATAACCCGGCGATCGTCGGCTCGATATTTTTCCGTTTCTTCTCGTTGCCAAGGTAAATCATAATCCGTTTTACCAATAATTTCTGAAGGAGAAGTTAAACCAGCAAAGTTGGCAAAATATTGATTACAGCCCAGAAATACAGAATCCCGATCTTTCCAGAAGATGGGTTCGGGAATATGGTTAATCGCTAAATGTAAAAACTTTTCGGACTCAGATTGATATCTGTGTAGACGCTCTAAATCGGCTTTAACCGTTTGTAGTTCCTCAACGGTGTCTTGCCAACATTGAGTCACTTGAGCTAGAGCAGCTTGTAGGTCTTGGTTTTGAGACTCAAGGGCAGCTATTCGTTCTTGCTCCTGATTAAATTCTGAGGACATAATAGATCAAAGCCAGTGCAGTTAACCCTCAATCAATCCATGAGTGCTTTAATTTGAGTTTGGCCCTTAGAGACTCAGCCAAATTGGGGGTAACAATCATGAATTAACGCTTAAATTATACTCGTAAAATCGAGTAAGAGCCAAATATGGGATAAATGTCCTGCCCTCTCCTCGGTTCAAATCAACCCCAGCTCTTGGGATAACTTGTGTAAGAGATCCTCTGCCGAGTTATCGACCAGTTCCGCATCTAAAATATCAAACCCTTCATCTTCCGGTTCAGTAGTCTTTGGAGCATCAGAGGGCGCTGTCCCCTGGGTTTGAACCGTTTCCAGGGTTTGGGATAACTGCTGGCAAAACTGACGCTCTCGATGTTGAGCGTTCAAGAGAGCTTGTTTTTGCTGGTTATTGATGGCGATCAGGCGATCGCAGCGCTCGGTTAATTCCGTAATTTGCGATCGCAATTGCTCCATCTCCTGACCATAATCTGGGGAACGCCTCAGTTGGGTCAACTCCTGCTCTAACTCAAATAATCGCTCCTCCACCCCCAATAACCGCTCCTCCACCACCTCCCCATCCTGCTGCTCAAAATACTCCCCCAAAATCTCATTAACCGCCCGACTATACTGGATTTTGCCCTGACTTTGGCGATACTCATCCAATAACTCCTCATTCTCGGTGGTCAAATAAACCGTAATCTTCTTCTTTCGCGACTTCATCATAGAATTAAAAAGACGTAACCAAACCATACCTCTAACACCAAGGCCTATGACTAGGATTGAGACCAAAACCGACCCAATGGTTATCAACATGGGGCCGCATCATCCCTCCATGCACGGAGTTTTGCGGTTAATCGTCACCCTCGACGGAGAAGACGTAATTGACTGCGAACCAGTCATCGGTTATCTCCATCGGGGTATGGAAAAGATCGCCGAAAACCGCACCAACATCATGTTTGTCCCCTATGTTAGCCGTTGGGACTATGCAGCAGGGATGTTTAATGAAGCCATCACCGTTAACGCTCCCGAACAACTAGCCGGGATCGAAGTCCCCAAGCGTGCGAGCTATATTCGGGTGATTATGCTCGAACTCAACCGCATTGCCAACCACCTCCTGTGGCTCGGCCCCTTCCTCGCTGATGTGGGCGCTCAAACGCCCTTCTTCTACATCTTTCGCGAACGAGAACTCATTTATGACCTCTGGGAAGCCGCCACCGGACAACGGCTGATTAACAACAACTATTTTCGCATGGGTGGCGTAGCCGCCGACCTCCCCTATGGTTGGGTTGATAAATGCATCGACTTTTGCGACTACTTCGATCCCAAAGTGGATGAATATGAAAAGCTGATTACCAATAACCCCATTTTCCGCCGTCGGATTGAAGGGATTGGCACAATTTCCCGCGAAGAAGCCATTAACTGGGGACTCTCTGGCCCCATGTTACGGGGTTCGGGTGTAAAGTGGGATTTACGCAAAGTAGACCACTATGAATGCTACGATGACTTCGATTGGGAAGTCCAATGGGAAACGGCTGGCGACTGCTTTGCTCGGTATCTGGTGCGGATTCGGGAAATGCGAGAATCGGTTAAGATTATTCGCCAAGCCTTGAAAGGATTACCCGGCGGCCCCTACGAGAACCTAGAAGCCAAACGGATGGCCGGGGGGCCAAAATCTGAATGGAATGGCTTTGATTATCAATTTTTGGGTAAAAAATTAGCACCAACGTTCAAAATTCCCTCTGGAGAACATTATGTTCGCCTAGAGTCTGGAAAAGGAGAACTGGGTGTATTTATTCAGGGATGTGATGATATTTTCCCTTGGCGCTTTAAGATTCGGGCTGCTGATTTTAATAATCTGCAAATTCTGCCCCATTTGTTGCGCGGTATGAAAGTTGCCGATATTATGGCGATTCTCGGTAGCATCGATATCATTATGGGATCGGTCGATCGCTAAGTGATATCCAGTCCGAAAAAATAACCCTAATTCAGGAGCAAAGTTGTTAGAAGTGCGGGCATCTTGCCCGCTTCTTACAGCAGTTTCTTCGGCTAGATCGCTGGCTGTATTTAACGGGAAACGACTGGAATTTGAATCATAAACGTTGCGCCCTGACCGACTTCAGAAATACAACTGAGTTGTCCCTGGTGTTTTTCCACAATAATTTGATAACTAATAGCCAGCCCTAATCCGGTTCCTTTGCCGACAGGTTTGGTTGTAAAAAAGGGATCAAACAGCCGTTGGCGGACTTTTTCGGGAACGCCTGGCCCATTATCGGCCAGCCGGATAATGGCTTGATTGTTATTGATGAGTTCGGTCGTAATCGTAATTTTTGGCTCAGGGATGCTATGTTCTTCTAAGGCATCAATGGCGTTACTGAGTAAGTTCATGAACACCTGGTTCAGTTGTCCGGGGTAGCAATTAATTTTGGGTAATTGACCATAGTTTTTGCTCACTTCGACCCCTGGGCGATCGCCTTTCGCTTTTAAGCGATTTTGCAGAATCATTAAGGTGCTATCGATACCTTCATGGAGATCCACCTTTTTCATCTCGGCTTCATCAAGACGGGAGAAGTTCCGCAGGGAAAGAACAATTTCCCGAATCCGCTCGGCTCCCACTTGCATGGAGTCTAGGAGGCGGGGCAAATCGTCACTGATAAACTCTAGATCGATGGCTTCAATTTCTTCTTCAATCAGCTCGGCTGGCTCAGGATAGGTTTCTTGATACAGTTGTAAGAGTCCGAGAATATCTGCCGTGTAATCTCTGGCGGGAACTAAATTACCATAAATAAAGTTAACCGGATTATTAATTTCATGGGCTACACCGGCTACCATTTGACCGAGACTAGAGAGTTTTTCGCTTTGAATCAGTTGAGCTTGGGTGCGTTGCAGTTGTCTGAGGGTTTCTTCGAGTTCTGTGGCTTTGCGATCGGCGTTTTCAGCGGCCAGGGTTGCCTGACGATAGAGTTCGGCTTGGCTAATGGCGATCGCCAACTGATCCGTTACCGTTTGTAACAATTCCACCTCATCTTCTGTCCAGCGACGGGGGCCATCAAAATGGGCGCAACTCACACAACCCAACTCCCCATAAGCCGTTTTAATCGGTAAAAACAGGATCGCCCGATAGCCTCGACTATCATAAAGCTGATGAATTCCCAGATCCTGATGACTGAACACATCATCCACTTGCAGCATTTCTAAATTGAGTAAATTACTCAACAGAGGATCGTCGGCCTGTACCGGAAAACACCCCAAGACCGATGGTAACGTTTCTGTTTTAGCCTCTTGCACCACATTTAAATAGCCATGGGGAGACGCTTCCGGCGTTTGCTTTTCCTCTATTCCCTGGGACTGATACCAACCAAACCAACACTGATCCACCCGTAACAAATTCTGAATTTCCACCACCGCAATTTCCAAAATCTGGTTAAGATTCAAAGAATTGCGGACTTGAGAAGCCAAACGGTTAATCAACTCTTCCCGTTGAGCCATTTCCCGATAGCGAGCCTCACTTTTACGGATGGCTTCCTCAGAACGCTTACGCTGGGTAATATTCTGCATTAACGCCATCCCTGCCATAATCTGACCTTCATCATTTCTGACCGGTAGGGTCTGAAATAAATAAAAATGATCTCCCAAAGCCACTTCAAACTGTTCCGTTTGTCCAGCTAAAGCATTTTGGTAATGATATTCCATCAATTGACTTACCGATGAGGGAAACACTTCTGCTGGAGTTGATCCTTCCAATTGTTCTTTCCCCAATCGTAATTTCCCTAACTCTCGACCTTCAGCAAGGGTAAACCGGAGGTTAAGATCGAACAACACGACCGCACCATCGGGAAAGTTCTGGGCCAACGTCCGATAGAGTTCCTCACTCTTTCGCAAGGCCATCTCAGTTTCAAAGCGATAAGTAATATCATTGTTAATTT
This genomic interval from Roseofilum capinflatum BLCC-M114 contains the following:
- a CDS encoding NAD(P)H-quinone oxidoreductase subunit H — translated: MTRIETKTDPMVINMGPHHPSMHGVLRLIVTLDGEDVIDCEPVIGYLHRGMEKIAENRTNIMFVPYVSRWDYAAGMFNEAITVNAPEQLAGIEVPKRASYIRVIMLELNRIANHLLWLGPFLADVGAQTPFFYIFRERELIYDLWEAATGQRLINNNYFRMGGVAADLPYGWVDKCIDFCDYFDPKVDEYEKLITNNPIFRRRIEGIGTISREEAINWGLSGPMLRGSGVKWDLRKVDHYECYDDFDWEVQWETAGDCFARYLVRIREMRESVKIIRQALKGLPGGPYENLEAKRMAGGPKSEWNGFDYQFLGKKLAPTFKIPSGEHYVRLESGKGELGVFIQGCDDIFPWRFKIRAADFNNLQILPHLLRGMKVADIMAILGSIDIIMGSVDR
- a CDS encoding PAS domain S-box protein translates to MSSEFNQEQERIAALESQNQDLQAALAQVTQCWQDTVEELQTVKADLERLHRYQSESEKFLHLAINHIPEPIFWKDRDSVFLGCNQYFANFAGLTSPSEIIGKTDYDLPWQREETEKYRADDRRVMESDTPELKFVESIQQQDGNHHWVETNKVPLHDRSGEVVGILGTFIDITDRVIAEQNLQKLNQDLEQEVTDRTQKLQATEARLQRLADNLPGLIFQFRMERDGTPSFPYVSEGCRDLYGLDPENFIQSFDWVHPTDLPLLKQAIEKSRQSLKGFQHEHRIITPQGEVKWVQVISRPEKQPDGAVVWDGMIIDIGDRKQTEERLRQQEAQYRQIFETVTDGLAIVDLEAGKLVQINRAFHQMHDYEYEEFMQLSMADFIHPQALPLFANFLSEIKAGRSFTCLGMNVDRHGHLIEVEVKGIPYPYQDKTHALAILRDVSDRKRQERALQSIVEGTASQTGEGFFQSCVKFIALSLQVAYAFIVEVTDEENQLSGNVLAAWEQSDFGETFAYELQGTPCINVVQNKTMCRYTQDLQSRFPGDRYLIEIEAESYVGIPILNPQEELLGFIAVLDTKPMETDLDWQASILEIFAARAGAEIERIRAENALRQKEALLQMTLEAGKMGCWSWNRYTNDVMWSDGVEGILGLPPGSFQGRFEDYVGLIHPEDRDSVLSVIEETLEKEEEFSIEHRIVSAEGKIQWLRSIGETWRNEQGEAIGLLGSVLNDTHRKMAEIALTKSAQRIEKQAQRAELLNQIANQIRTSLDLDQILQTTVHEIQQFLEVDRTHFAWYVEEADRAYWDIVSEVTIEGLPSFVGKHPVDNFGPLSELLLSRKIVQLDDISTVEDQETQEILMALGNQSMLVLPIATELEQFGIIACIQTQRVRPWRTHEVDFLEAVVAQVAIALQQADLLWQSQSRAQELERLLEQLKWTQTQLIQSEKMSGLGQMVAGVAHEINNPVNFIHGNISHAQTYSQDLMNLVKLYQQYYPQPHPDIQAEIEVIDLEFIQEDCQKIFHSMKVGTHRIREIVQSLRTFSRLDESELKAVDLHEGIESTLSILNPRLRAMSWRSEIEVIKDYGQLPLVECYARQLNQVFMNILGNALDALEEKERHLPSEKSARNKIWIETRDMGRNVVIQITDNGLGMSKETQRKLFDPFYTTKPVGKGTGLGLSISYQIITEKHGGSLSCLSVPGETTFKIEIPIVHQK
- a CDS encoding PAS domain S-box protein, whose translation is MDSPNPTLELLQLFVEQTPAAVALFDRQMRYLLTSDRWLTDYGLRDTPLNNLTFYDTFPQCPEQWKPIHQECLLGNYEGCEEHYFFGADGKLQWVEWDIRPWRTPSGEINGLMMFTKNITKRKRAEAAWMKIENRFNKLTANVPGIICQLILKPEHPIQFTYVSLGCTKICELDPDDLQQQPHLFEDLIHPDDRLEYKASINRAIQNRSSWFWEGRIITQSGEIKWLACSTSPPDEQHSIEQQFLDDLPYDVTPNELILDGLFIEVTERKQAELSLLQQETQLTALFKAMTDLILVLDREGHILEVAPTNSKLLAHDRVELYGMKVNDLMPAQNSNLLLANLRRSLETQKTIDVEYSIILDDQTFWLAAKVSPLDMDTVVWVARDITRRKESEGKLEQYRDSLEERVEQRTAELEAEVKERQQIEQALRQHVQMLDLANDSIMILNLDGTIKYWNHGAHKLYGWTKQQALNQNIHTLLQTEFSTPLPTIHQVLEQHGYWEGELQQTKRDGTAVTVASRWTLQRNEQGDPVALLEINNDITYRFETEMALRKSEELYRTLAQNFPDGAVVLFDLNLRFTLAEGRELGKLRLGKEQLEGSTPAEVFPSSVSQLMEYHYQNALAGQTEQFEVALGDHFYLFQTLPVRNDEGQIMAGMALMQNITQRKRSEEAIRKSEARYREMAQREELINRLASQVRNSLNLNQILEIAVVEIQNLLRVDQCWFGWYQSQGIEEKQTPEASPHGYLNVVQEAKTETLPSVLGCFPVQADDPLLSNLLNLEMLQVDDVFSHQDLGIHQLYDSRGYRAILFLPIKTAYGELGCVSCAHFDGPRRWTEDEVELLQTVTDQLAIAISQAELYRQATLAAENADRKATELEETLRQLQRTQAQLIQSEKLSSLGQMVAGVAHEINNPVNFIYGNLVPARDYTADILGLLQLYQETYPEPAELIEEEIEAIDLEFISDDLPRLLDSMQVGAERIREIVLSLRNFSRLDEAEMKKVDLHEGIDSTLMILQNRLKAKGDRPGVEVSKNYGQLPKINCYPGQLNQVFMNLLSNAIDALEEHSIPEPKITITTELINNNQAIIRLADNGPGVPEKVRQRLFDPFFTTKPVGKGTGLGLAISYQIIVEKHQGQLSCISEVGQGATFMIQIPVVSR
- a CDS encoding EVE domain-containing protein translates to MAYWLLKSEPTDYSITDLERDRTTLWDGVRNYQARNFLREMKIGDYAFIYHSNAKPPGIVGLAQVIRENVVDPTQFDPQDKHYDPKATPENPRWQTVEIEFIQHFHRLISTTDLKQQFSPEELLVVKRGNRLSVMPILDGVAEKILASI
- a CDS encoding family 10 glycosylhydrolase — translated: MSKSPEKPKGCGCSSIPISVIILCLGLGYGLFTQRHRLPIDQVLPHIKTALVALNIPIPESTPEPSISPSILPSPAPTTPSPKPSLSPSPTANKPTPERSVSPSPTPELVAASPSPSPTQKSEQTPAIRGIYLSRYLATANASERTIRDRVRYYKSQGINTIIHGVWGNGCTMYKSEVMKQKLGYESCPNQFQDQWIDWMIDEAHKQGMEVHAYFEKGIKIDEDSPIFDLAIDRRWIVAGVDKTHQGIDHYVLDVAVPEVASLLTEVLVEFVQKYPEVDAVQWDDYLGYHAELPGKSDRTQKLTDFVQNMIAQMKEANPNVSFDICHHNPYWAKTYFDADWENWDVDRVFIQVYNMDNFQDELKYVTANDGIAITERQFDYLPQLVNNPEIDSILLFPLEKPDKMAATYHQLISGNRE